From the Erythrolamprus reginae isolate rEryReg1 chromosome Z, rEryReg1.hap1, whole genome shotgun sequence genome, one window contains:
- the SPACA4 gene encoding sperm acrosome membrane-associated protein 4 yields MKCSLQFSLVCTLVCLLPSAVSKDCVFCEITSSTVCPGLRMSCGEDEDCFVGEGVALGVSDILNKGCTPSIDCGKEQPVAHMGVTYSLVTNCCKGDLCNGAHSLRSPPLLLLFALIGLLVL; encoded by the coding sequence ATGAAATGTTCTTTGCAATTTAGCCTGGTGTGCACTTTGGTTTGCTTGCTGCCTTCCGCGGTCTCCAAGGACTGCGTCTTCTGTGAAATCACGTCCTCCACAGTCTGTCCAGGCCTCAGGATGAGCTGCGGTGAAGACGAAGACTGCTTTGTGGGCGAAGGGGTTGCCTTGGGGGTTTCAGACATCCTGAACAAGGGGTGTACCCCTTCTATCGACTGTGGCAAAGAACAACCTGTGGCCCACATGGGCGTCACCTACAGCTTGGTCACCAATTGCTGTAAGGGAGATTTGTGCAATGGGGCCCACTCTCTGAGAAGCCCTCCTCTTTTACTTCTGTTTGCCCTCATCGGCCTCCTGGTTTTATAA